From Pelotomaculum schinkii, the proteins below share one genomic window:
- the ppdK gene encoding pyruvate, phosphate dikinase, which translates to MSGKKYVYLFKEGSAGMKNLLGGKGANLAEMTNIGLPVPPGLIITTEACRDFSAQGQAFPKGMEEQVCEGITVLEEMLGRKFGDEQDPLLVSVRSGAPISMPGMMDTVLNLGLNDLTVEALAAGTGNERFALDCYRRFINMFGEVVMGVDHHKFEKLLENHKEKAGVYFDNQLPAKEWRKVVADYKSLILKETGKTFPQSPMEQLFMAVHAVFNSWNNDRAIVYRKINKIPDDLGTAVNVQAMVFGNIGNDSGTGVAFTRNPSTGEKKLYGEYLINAQGEDVVAGIRTPQPIDALEQDMPQVYKQFAGICSLLEQHYRNMQDIEFTIERGKLWMLQTRNGKRTAQAAIKIAVDMVDEGLITRDEAILRVEPGQLDQLLHRRIDPGAKLDIIAKGLPASPGAASGSVVFDADLAEKMGQEGKKVILVSTETTPDDIHGIVAAQGILTSRGGMTSHAAVVARGMGKPCVCGCEALRIDYHKHLFEVAGLVIKQGDIISVDGATGNVILGTVPMLDPVLSPEFRLLLEWADQVRTLGVRANAETPEDALKSREFGAAGIGLTRTEHMFMAQDRLPIVQEMILATSAAERNIALDKLLPMQQGDFYGILKAMDGLPVTIRLLDPPLHEFLPNMEDLMVEITTLRLSNGDREELRRKEDLLRKVRALHEANPMLGHRGCRLGITFPEVYAMQARAIFNATAQLVKEGCQPVPEVEIPLVIDKNELSSLREMVTGVVGEVMKAAGVEFHYTVGTMIEIPRAALLADEIASYADFFSFGTNDLTQTTLGFSRDDAEGKFMQAYLDQKILTDNPFMVLDRKGVGKLMKIAVELGRKTSPGLLIGICGEHGGDPSSIEFCHSIGLDFVSCSPFRVPIARLAAAQAAVINKDQSK; encoded by the coding sequence TTGTCAGGTAAGAAATACGTCTATCTATTCAAAGAAGGCAGCGCAGGCATGAAAAATCTACTGGGCGGTAAGGGAGCCAATCTGGCCGAAATGACCAATATTGGTCTCCCGGTGCCGCCCGGCCTGATCATTACCACCGAGGCCTGCAGGGACTTTTCAGCTCAAGGGCAGGCGTTTCCCAAAGGCATGGAAGAGCAGGTCTGTGAAGGTATTACAGTTTTGGAGGAAATGCTGGGAAGAAAGTTTGGCGACGAACAAGACCCGCTGCTGGTGTCAGTCAGGTCGGGCGCTCCCATATCCATGCCCGGCATGATGGATACTGTGCTTAACCTGGGTCTTAATGACCTCACAGTGGAGGCCCTTGCCGCAGGCACCGGCAACGAACGGTTTGCCCTGGACTGTTACCGCCGCTTTATCAACATGTTTGGCGAGGTGGTGATGGGAGTAGACCACCACAAGTTTGAAAAACTCCTTGAGAACCACAAGGAAAAGGCCGGGGTTTATTTTGACAACCAGCTTCCCGCCAAGGAATGGCGCAAGGTCGTTGCGGATTACAAGAGCTTGATTTTGAAGGAAACCGGTAAGACTTTCCCGCAGTCGCCCATGGAGCAGCTTTTCATGGCTGTTCACGCTGTTTTTAATTCCTGGAATAATGACCGTGCCATAGTATACCGCAAGATCAACAAGATACCCGACGACCTGGGCACTGCCGTCAATGTCCAGGCCATGGTATTCGGCAATATCGGGAATGATAGCGGCACCGGTGTGGCCTTTACCAGAAACCCCTCTACCGGCGAGAAAAAACTTTACGGCGAGTATCTGATCAACGCTCAGGGCGAGGATGTGGTAGCCGGTATACGTACCCCGCAGCCTATTGATGCCCTGGAGCAGGATATGCCGCAGGTGTACAAGCAATTTGCCGGCATCTGCAGCCTGTTGGAACAACATTACCGCAACATGCAGGATATTGAGTTCACCATTGAGCGGGGCAAGTTGTGGATGCTGCAGACCCGCAACGGGAAAAGGACGGCCCAGGCTGCCATCAAGATTGCCGTGGATATGGTGGATGAAGGCCTGATCACCAGGGACGAGGCAATTTTGAGGGTCGAGCCCGGCCAGCTTGACCAGCTTCTGCACCGCCGGATTGACCCGGGCGCAAAGCTGGATATTATCGCTAAGGGACTGCCCGCTTCTCCCGGCGCCGCCTCAGGCTCGGTTGTTTTCGACGCCGACCTGGCTGAAAAAATGGGTCAGGAAGGCAAGAAGGTCATTCTGGTGAGCACGGAAACCACCCCGGACGATATCCACGGGATAGTTGCAGCCCAGGGTATACTCACTTCCAGGGGCGGTATGACCAGTCACGCCGCTGTTGTGGCCAGGGGGATGGGCAAGCCGTGTGTCTGCGGCTGCGAGGCGCTGCGGATTGACTATCATAAACATCTGTTTGAAGTCGCCGGGCTGGTAATCAAGCAGGGCGATATTATCTCGGTTGATGGAGCCACCGGCAACGTTATCTTGGGTACCGTGCCGATGCTGGATCCCGTCCTTTCCCCTGAGTTCCGGCTGCTCCTCGAGTGGGCCGACCAGGTACGTACCCTCGGAGTGAGGGCCAACGCCGAGACACCGGAGGACGCGCTTAAATCCAGGGAGTTCGGAGCCGCGGGTATTGGGTTGACCCGGACCGAGCACATGTTCATGGCGCAGGATCGCCTGCCTATAGTACAGGAGATGATCCTGGCAACCAGCGCAGCAGAACGGAACATTGCTCTTGATAAACTGCTGCCCATGCAGCAGGGTGACTTTTACGGCATATTGAAGGCGATGGATGGGCTTCCGGTAACAATTCGCCTGCTCGACCCGCCGTTGCATGAGTTTCTTCCTAATATGGAAGATTTGATGGTGGAAATAACCACTTTACGCTTGAGTAACGGAGACAGGGAAGAGCTGCGCCGTAAAGAGGACCTTTTGCGCAAGGTCCGGGCATTGCACGAAGCAAACCCGATGCTGGGTCACCGGGGTTGTCGCCTGGGTATAACCTTCCCCGAGGTGTATGCCATGCAGGCACGGGCAATTTTTAACGCGACTGCCCAGCTAGTTAAGGAAGGTTGCCAACCTGTTCCAGAAGTTGAGATACCGCTGGTGATCGATAAAAATGAACTTTCTTCCTTACGTGAAATGGTTACCGGAGTAGTCGGGGAAGTGATGAAAGCTGCGGGAGTAGAATTTCACTATACAGTTGGTACCATGATTGAAATTCCCAGGGCCGCTCTCTTGGCCGATGAAATAGCGTCCTATGCCGACTTTTTCTCCTTCGGCACCAATGATCTTACCCAAACGACCCTTGGCTTTTCCCGGGACGACGCTGAAGGGAAGTTTATGCAGGCCTATCTAGACCAAAAAATACTTACAGACAACCCCTTTATGGTGTTGGACCGCAAGGGAGTCGGTAAATTGATGAAGATAGCCGTAGAACTTGGCCGCAAAACCAGCCCCGGTCTGTTAATCGGTATTTGCGGGGAGCATGGCGGGGATCCCAGTTCCATTGAATTTTGTCATTCTATTGGTCTTGACTTTGTAAGCTGCTCGCCTTTCCGGGTGCCTATCGCCAGGCTGGCAGCAGCTCAAGCCGCTGTAATCAACAAAGACCAATCAAAATAA
- a CDS encoding pyruvate, water dikinase regulatory protein, which yields MSNDLKPIIFIVSDSIGETGELVARAAASQFNHGGVEIRRLSYVNDPNEIPELLEEIKHFKCIIAYTLVIPELKDRLVREARNLGIPTVDLLTPMMDAVASLVHNSPKLEPGLVRRTDDEYFHKVEAIEFAVKYDDGKDPRGIGRADLVVVGISRTSKTPLCMYLAHMRLKAANVPLVPEVSPPEELQNLPPHRLIGLTIKPQQLYEIRRERLNSLGLTSNADYASMERILKELDYAEGFMKKIGCSVIDVTNRAVEETASRVLEIYYRGERLVR from the coding sequence ATTTCCAATGATCTTAAACCGATTATATTTATCGTATCCGACTCAATCGGTGAAACCGGAGAACTGGTGGCGCGGGCCGCAGCCAGCCAGTTTAACCACGGTGGTGTAGAGATACGAAGGCTTTCTTATGTCAATGACCCAAACGAGATACCAGAACTCTTAGAGGAGATCAAACACTTCAAATGCATTATCGCCTACACCCTGGTTATACCGGAACTAAAAGACAGGCTGGTGCGGGAGGCCAGGAACCTGGGCATTCCTACGGTGGACCTCCTCACCCCGATGATGGACGCCGTGGCCAGCCTGGTCCACAATTCGCCCAAACTTGAGCCGGGCCTGGTACGCAGGACGGATGACGAATATTTCCATAAGGTCGAAGCCATTGAATTTGCAGTAAAGTATGATGACGGCAAGGACCCGCGGGGCATCGGACGCGCCGACCTGGTGGTAGTCGGCATCTCCCGCACCTCGAAAACACCGCTTTGCATGTATTTGGCCCATATGCGGCTTAAAGCCGCCAATGTGCCGCTGGTACCTGAGGTGTCCCCTCCGGAAGAACTCCAGAACCTGCCGCCGCACAGGCTGATCGGTCTCACCATCAAGCCTCAGCAACTGTATGAAATACGCCGTGAACGCCTTAACAGCCTGGGACTCACATCCAACGCCGACTATGCCAGCATGGAACGTATCCTGAAGGAGCTGGATTATGCTGAAGGTTTTATGAAGAAAATAGGCTGTTCGGTTATTGATGTTACCAACAGGGCGGTAGAAGAAACTGCCAGCCGTGTTTTGGAAATATACTATAGGGGTGAAAGGCTTGTCAGGTAA
- a CDS encoding helix-turn-helix transcriptional regulator encodes MELTRRQETILEIVKRSGPITGDQIAERLSLTRATLRPDLAILTMSGLLEARPRVGYYYSGRSPNRVVAEKLCSVKVGTIISIPAVVTENCSVYDAVVAMFIKDVGTLFVVKEVGLLEGVLSRKDLLKTTLGGHDIHQLPVGVIMTRMPNVIYTTSDETVWSAAKKLITHQVDALPVVRSATQADGGEGLEVIGRLSKTNITRLFVELGEGQ; translated from the coding sequence TTGGAGTTAACCAGGCGGCAGGAGACAATCTTAGAAATAGTAAAAAGATCAGGACCAATCACAGGCGATCAAATCGCCGAAAGGCTTTCCCTGACCAGAGCCACCTTGCGGCCAGACCTGGCTATCCTGACTATGTCCGGCTTGTTGGAAGCACGTCCCAGAGTGGGTTATTACTACAGCGGCAGGTCGCCCAACCGGGTTGTGGCGGAAAAACTATGCAGCGTAAAGGTCGGGACGATCATATCGATTCCCGCCGTTGTTACGGAAAATTGCTCTGTTTACGACGCTGTGGTAGCTATGTTTATTAAAGACGTGGGTACACTGTTTGTGGTCAAGGAGGTGGGTTTGCTGGAGGGGGTTCTCTCTCGCAAGGACTTGCTCAAGACCACCTTGGGAGGACATGATATTCACCAGCTCCCGGTGGGGGTCATTATGACCCGTATGCCGAATGTAATATACACCACCAGTGACGAGACGGTCTGGTCGGCCGCCAAGAAATTGATTACGCACCAGGTGGATGCTTTACCGGTGGTACGCAGCGCGACCCAGGCCGATGGCGGCGAGGGACTGGAAGTAATAGGCCGTTTAAGCAAGACCAATATTACCCGGCTTTTTGTTGAACTGGGAGAGGGACAATAA
- the glyS gene encoding glycine--tRNA ligase subunit beta, whose amino-acid sequence MTINAQDYLLEIGVEEMPARFLEPALAELKDNAAALFQEQRLSYKRLAAYGTPRRITLYVEGLAIHQQSLEMEVKGPAVKVAYKSDGSPTRAAEGFARSQGVAVGDLLKKPVGHVEYVFAVKREPGRPALDVLPQAGASLISGLHFPKPMRWGDLDVRFARPIRWIVSLFGPDIVEFEFAGLKAGRTTRGHRFLTREAVTLVSPQEYFEKMRSNYVLVDPAERKQAIWQQVQEQARAAGGRVEEDEELLSEVNNLVEYPTALVGEFSREYLGLPREVLVTPMREHQRYFPVLGPDGVLLPKFIAVRNGKSEHLDIVRAGNEKVLRARLADANFFYQEDLKTALADKVPALKKVVFQETLGTIYDKVVRFGELAGALAVAMGAEEKELKDTLRAAYLAKADLVTNMVFEFTELQGIMGREYAVRSGEEQSVATAIYEHYLPRFAGDQLPATLPGKILSIADKTDNIVGCFAIGIQPSGSQDPYALRRQALGISHILLEGDFALSLGKLVETAYRGYEGKVRLKLGLTDVKEEVAEFFKQRLRGIFSDKGYSYDTIEAVLAAGFDNFSDTLLRLQALHSFRQNQAFGNLLTAFIRANNLSKNAGTRAIDPSLLEDASEKGLYESLLDIKQKVYDAQMKQDYQAVLAAIATMQEPLESFFNSVMVMVEDEKVRANRLALLAGLAALVKQVADLGKIVIEGQGA is encoded by the coding sequence ATGACAATTAACGCGCAGGATTACCTGCTTGAGATAGGTGTGGAAGAAATGCCGGCCAGGTTTCTGGAGCCGGCTTTGGCGGAGCTCAAGGACAATGCGGCCGCCCTTTTTCAGGAGCAGCGTCTCTCATATAAACGGCTGGCGGCTTACGGCACTCCCCGCCGCATCACGCTGTATGTGGAGGGCCTGGCTATCCACCAGCAGTCATTGGAGATGGAAGTAAAGGGACCTGCGGTAAAAGTGGCCTACAAATCTGACGGTTCGCCGACCAGAGCGGCCGAAGGTTTTGCCCGGAGCCAGGGAGTCGCGGTAGGTGACCTGCTCAAAAAACCGGTCGGCCATGTCGAATATGTCTTTGCTGTAAAACGGGAGCCGGGCCGTCCGGCCCTGGACGTTTTACCCCAGGCAGGGGCGAGTTTGATCAGCGGGCTTCACTTTCCCAAGCCGATGCGTTGGGGGGACCTGGACGTCCGCTTTGCCAGGCCAATCCGCTGGATTGTATCGCTTTTCGGCCCTGATATAGTGGAATTTGAATTTGCCGGGCTGAAAGCCGGGCGGACCACCCGCGGTCATCGCTTTTTAACCCGGGAAGCTGTAACACTAGTATCGCCGCAGGAATATTTCGAGAAAATGCGGAGTAATTATGTTTTGGTTGACCCTGCTGAACGAAAACAGGCGATCTGGCAGCAGGTCCAGGAACAGGCTCGCGCCGCAGGCGGCAGGGTGGAAGAAGACGAGGAACTATTGAGCGAGGTCAACAACCTGGTGGAGTACCCGACTGCGTTAGTGGGCGAATTCAGCCGGGAATACCTCGGGTTGCCCAGGGAAGTACTGGTAACACCAATGCGGGAGCACCAGCGCTATTTTCCGGTACTCGGACCTGACGGCGTATTATTGCCAAAGTTTATTGCGGTCAGGAACGGTAAGTCGGAACACCTTGATATAGTCCGGGCGGGTAATGAAAAAGTGCTGCGGGCCCGCCTCGCCGACGCCAATTTCTTCTATCAGGAGGACCTGAAAACAGCGCTGGCCGATAAAGTACCGGCTTTAAAAAAGGTGGTATTCCAGGAGACACTGGGGACCATTTACGATAAGGTGGTAAGGTTTGGGGAACTGGCCGGCGCCTTAGCCGTGGCAATGGGAGCTGAGGAAAAAGAGCTGAAGGATACCCTCAGGGCCGCCTACCTGGCCAAGGCCGATCTGGTGACCAATATGGTCTTCGAATTTACCGAACTCCAGGGGATTATGGGCAGGGAGTATGCGGTGCGCTCCGGTGAGGAGCAATCGGTGGCTACGGCTATCTATGAGCATTATCTGCCGCGTTTTGCCGGTGATCAACTGCCTGCCACGCTGCCCGGGAAAATATTGAGTATAGCGGATAAGACCGACAATATTGTCGGCTGCTTTGCTATCGGCATTCAGCCAAGCGGCTCCCAGGATCCTTATGCTTTAAGACGTCAAGCCCTGGGAATAAGCCATATTTTGCTTGAGGGTGATTTTGCCCTTTCTCTGGGAAAATTGGTTGAAACGGCCTACCGGGGCTATGAAGGGAAGGTCCGGCTCAAGCTAGGCTTAACCGATGTCAAGGAAGAAGTGGCGGAGTTCTTTAAACAGCGCCTCAGAGGTATTTTTAGCGATAAAGGCTATTCCTATGATACCATAGAAGCAGTGCTTGCCGCAGGTTTCGACAATTTTAGCGACACACTGTTAAGGCTCCAGGCTTTGCACAGCTTCCGGCAGAATCAGGCTTTCGGCAACCTCCTGACAGCTTTTATCAGGGCCAATAACCTCAGTAAAAACGCTGGCACGCGCGCCATAGACCCCTCCCTGCTGGAGGACGCCAGTGAGAAGGGGCTTTATGAAAGCCTGTTGGATATTAAGCAAAAGGTCTATGATGCTCAGATGAAACAGGATTATCAAGCCGTACTGGCTGCCATTGCCACTATGCAGGAACCCCTGGAAAGTTTCTTCAACTCGGTGATGGTAATGGTGGAGGATGAAAAGGTTCGGGCTAACCGCTTGGCTCTCTTGGCCGGCTTGGCTGCTCTGGTGAAGCAGGTGGCGGATCTGGGTAAAATTGTAATTGAGGGACAGGGAGCCTAA
- the glyQ gene encoding glycine--tRNA ligase subunit alpha: MNFQELILKLDDFWSRQKCLIQQPYDVEKGAGTMNPATFLMALGPEPWRVAYVEPSRRPTDGRYGENPNRLQHYYQYQVILKPSPDDVLEVYLDSLRAIGIDPDQHDIRFVEDNWESPTLGAWGLGWEVWLDGMEVTQFTYFQQCGGIDCRPVCAEITYGLERLAMFIQGVDSVYDITWVDHITYGDVHHRGEVEHSHYNFELADTDMLFKLFEMYEQEALRVVEKGFVLPAYDYVLKCSHTFNLLDARGAISVTERTGFIGRVRNMARVCAQAYVAQREAMGYPLLKRKEA, translated from the coding sequence ATGAACTTTCAGGAACTTATTCTCAAGCTGGATGATTTCTGGTCACGGCAGAAATGCCTCATTCAGCAGCCCTACGATGTTGAAAAAGGAGCCGGTACGATGAATCCGGCAACGTTTTTGATGGCGCTTGGTCCCGAACCGTGGCGGGTGGCCTATGTTGAACCCTCGCGGCGGCCTACCGACGGCCGTTATGGGGAGAACCCCAACCGCTTGCAGCATTATTATCAATATCAGGTAATTTTAAAGCCGTCACCCGATGATGTGCTGGAGGTTTACCTGGACAGCCTCAGGGCTATCGGGATCGACCCGGATCAACATGACATCCGTTTTGTTGAAGACAACTGGGAATCCCCCACCCTGGGCGCCTGGGGCCTGGGCTGGGAAGTCTGGCTGGATGGCATGGAAGTGACCCAGTTCACCTACTTCCAGCAGTGCGGCGGTATTGACTGCCGCCCTGTTTGCGCTGAAATCACCTATGGCCTGGAGCGTCTGGCCATGTTCATCCAGGGCGTGGACAGTGTCTACGACATTACCTGGGTTGATCATATAACTTATGGTGATGTGCATCACCGGGGAGAAGTTGAGCACTCTCACTATAACTTCGAATTGGCGGATACGGATATGCTGTTTAAGCTATTTGAAATGTATGAGCAGGAGGCCTTGCGGGTGGTTGAAAAAGGTTTTGTCCTGCCGGCTTACGATTACGTGCTCAAGTGCTCCCATACCTTCAACTTATTAGACGCCCGGGGGGCTATCAGCGTAACCGAGCGGACCGGCTTCATCGGCAGAGTTAGAAACATGGCGCGAGTATGTGCCCAGGCCTACGTTGCGCAGCGTGAGGCGATGGGTTACCCGCTCCTGAAGAGGAAGGAGGCGTAG
- a CDS encoding DUF4342 domain-containing protein — translation MNSDLEKIDILRARLGVGYKEAREALEEAGGDVVQALVDLEEKGRNIGERFQARGQEMVGQFKSLLHKGQNYRIKLKKGDETVFEVPASVGALGLIGALASSEIAILGALGTVTAMAHKYTLEFERRDIEPVGEPCTAEKEGL, via the coding sequence ATGAACAGTGATCTTGAAAAGATTGACATACTGAGGGCCCGGCTGGGAGTTGGGTACAAGGAGGCCAGGGAAGCGCTTGAGGAGGCGGGGGGCGATGTGGTCCAGGCGCTGGTTGATCTCGAGGAAAAGGGACGCAATATAGGTGAGCGCTTTCAGGCACGCGGGCAGGAAATGGTAGGGCAGTTTAAGAGCCTGCTCCACAAGGGGCAAAACTATAGGATTAAATTAAAAAAAGGTGACGAAACCGTATTTGAAGTCCCTGCTTCCGTGGGGGCGCTGGGGCTTATCGGGGCTCTGGCCAGCAGTGAGATAGCTATTCTGGGTGCGCTTGGCACGGTGACGGCGATGGCCCATAAGTACACCCTGGAGTTTGAGCGCCGGGACATTGAGCCTGTTGGTGAGCCCTGTACAGCAGAAAAGGAAGGATTATAA
- the recO gene encoding DNA repair protein RecO, giving the protein MKLYKADAIVLRSRDCGEGNKILVLYSREYGKLRVIAHGVAKPSSRKRGAVQLFSRTNFLIHRGRELDSVSQCEVVEMFPALRRDLGSISRASYMAELVDAFTAEGEPNGPLFLLLLAALRLLAVKDPELLIRAFEIKAAGLLGYSPVLDACASCGAELLQGPLSFSPSMGGVLCGDCSTADLDAAPCNRGQVEVLKILADWDPARLHQLKVDEPTRKQLQNMLRKYIRYHLEGELKSAAFLSRYV; this is encoded by the coding sequence GTGAAATTATATAAAGCGGATGCCATTGTGCTGCGGTCAAGAGACTGTGGTGAAGGAAATAAAATCTTAGTCCTCTATTCCCGTGAATACGGCAAGCTCAGGGTCATAGCGCATGGCGTGGCCAAGCCTTCCAGCCGGAAACGGGGGGCCGTTCAGCTTTTCAGCCGCACCAATTTTTTGATCCATCGCGGGCGGGAACTTGACTCGGTGAGCCAGTGTGAGGTGGTGGAGATGTTTCCTGCGCTCAGACGGGACCTTGGGAGCATCAGCCGGGCCAGCTACATGGCTGAACTGGTTGATGCCTTTACCGCCGAAGGAGAACCTAATGGGCCTCTTTTTTTGCTTCTTTTGGCCGCTCTTCGCTTGCTGGCGGTGAAAGATCCGGAATTATTGATACGGGCCTTTGAAATCAAAGCCGCGGGACTTTTAGGTTACAGCCCGGTTTTAGATGCCTGTGCCAGTTGCGGCGCCGAGTTGTTGCAGGGTCCGCTTTCCTTCAGTCCGTCCATGGGAGGGGTACTGTGCGGCGACTGCAGTACGGCCGACCTGGATGCGGCGCCGTGCAACCGGGGGCAGGTGGAGGTATTGAAAATCTTGGCCGACTGGGATCCCGCCAGACTGCACCAGCTCAAAGTGGACGAGCCCACCAGGAAACAACTCCAGAACATGCTCCGGAAATACATCCGGTACCACCTGGAGGGGGAATTAAAATCAGCTGCTTTTTTATCCCGTTATGTATAA
- the era gene encoding GTPase Era translates to MTKDRKTGDSLNSVKDDFKSGFAALIGRTNVGKSTLLNKMVGRKVTIVSDKPQTTRNKILSVLTKDDCQVVFLDTPGFHKPKNRLGEHLVQVALRSLREVDVVLFLVEAVQSPGPGDLFIMEQLKGIKTPVLLVINKVDLVRREEMLPLIEQYSKLYDFSEIIPVSALTGDNVARLLDTVAGYLPAGPQYYPDGMITDRPETFIMSELIREKVLELTAQEIPHSVAVVIEELAERPNGVVAVRALIYTERESQKGILIGKEGRMLKQIGRLAREEMEKLLGSRIYLELWVKVKADWRNREGQLHNFGYQEEE, encoded by the coding sequence ATTACTAAGGACAGGAAAACAGGTGATTCTTTGAATAGCGTGAAAGATGATTTCAAATCCGGGTTCGCGGCGCTGATTGGCCGGACCAATGTCGGCAAGTCGACACTTTTAAACAAGATGGTCGGCAGAAAAGTAACTATTGTGTCCGACAAACCCCAAACCACCAGAAACAAGATCCTGAGTGTTCTTACAAAGGATGATTGCCAGGTGGTTTTTCTGGATACGCCCGGCTTTCACAAGCCGAAAAACCGGTTGGGCGAGCATTTGGTGCAGGTAGCATTGAGGTCCCTGAGGGAGGTTGACGTCGTCCTTTTCCTGGTAGAGGCTGTTCAATCGCCCGGTCCCGGGGATCTCTTTATTATGGAACAGCTCAAAGGAATCAAAACACCAGTGTTGCTGGTGATCAACAAGGTTGACCTGGTCAGGCGGGAAGAAATGCTTCCCTTGATAGAGCAGTACAGCAAGCTGTACGATTTTTCCGAAATAATACCGGTCTCCGCGCTCACTGGTGATAACGTAGCACGGCTGCTTGACACGGTAGCTGGTTACCTGCCCGCCGGTCCGCAGTACTACCCTGACGGTATGATTACCGACAGGCCCGAGACCTTCATCATGTCTGAGCTGATCAGGGAAAAAGTGCTTGAACTGACGGCTCAGGAAATACCCCACTCTGTCGCAGTGGTAATCGAGGAATTGGCCGAGCGGCCAAACGGTGTTGTTGCTGTGCGGGCCCTTATTTATACGGAAAGAGAATCTCAAAAGGGGATCCTGATCGGGAAAGAGGGCAGGATGCTGAAGCAAATTGGCCGGTTGGCCCGTGAAGAGATGGAGAAACTTTTAGGCTCCAGAATTTACCTTGAACTGTGGGTCAAGGTAAAAGCTGACTGGCGCAACCGGGAGGGTCAGCTGCATAACTTCGGTTACCAGGAGGAAGAGTAG
- the cdd gene encoding cytidine deaminase has product MDFPVEKLIKAAMEARDRAYAPYSQFRVGAAILTRDGRYYTGCNIENASYSLTCCAERVALFKAVSCGASDFEAIAVTAGTEEYCTPCGACRQALSEFGSEIKVFMANKQGDYLVRTVAELLPSAFRLDKADQAVPPGNKKPSQN; this is encoded by the coding sequence TTGGATTTTCCTGTCGAAAAGTTAATCAAGGCGGCAATGGAGGCCCGTGATAGGGCCTATGCGCCATATTCCCAATTCAGGGTGGGAGCCGCGATTCTAACCAGGGACGGACGATATTACACGGGGTGTAACATCGAAAATGCCTCGTATAGCCTGACCTGCTGCGCTGAACGGGTGGCTTTATTCAAGGCTGTTTCCTGCGGGGCGAGCGATTTTGAAGCAATCGCCGTAACGGCGGGAACTGAAGAATACTGTACCCCTTGCGGCGCCTGCCGTCAGGCTCTGTCTGAGTTCGGCAGCGAAATCAAAGTCTTTATGGCTAATAAACAGGGTGATTATTTGGTCCGGACGGTGGCTGAACTGCTTCCCTCTGCCTTTAGACTGGATAAAGCCGACCAGGCCGTGCCGCCCGGGAACAAAAAACCTTCCCAAAACTGA
- a CDS encoding diacylglycerol kinase: protein MGLRKILDSFNYAVAGVVYAVKTQRNMRIHLTAALLVLGLGLYIPVSSRDLLLIFFAITLVIMAELFNTAIEAVVDLCVQEFHPLAKIAKNVAAGAVLMTALNSLVVAYIIFYPRLEGSSFNLGARVKATPLSVTMIALLLVMVLVTIGKAITSKGTYVKGGMPSGHTAVAFAGCTALALYTGSALVASIALVIALLVAHSRLDAQVHSLLEVVAGALLGILATMVVFKLAGW, encoded by the coding sequence GTGGGATTGCGCAAAATTTTAGACAGCTTCAACTACGCTGTGGCTGGAGTTGTTTATGCGGTTAAGACCCAGCGAAATATGCGTATCCACTTAACTGCGGCCTTGCTGGTACTGGGACTGGGTCTTTATATACCAGTAAGCTCAAGGGATTTGCTGTTAATTTTTTTCGCGATTACCCTCGTGATTATGGCAGAGCTCTTTAATACCGCGATCGAGGCGGTGGTGGACCTTTGTGTCCAGGAGTTTCATCCCCTGGCGAAGATAGCCAAAAACGTCGCGGCCGGAGCCGTGCTGATGACCGCCTTGAACTCTTTGGTGGTGGCCTACATCATATTCTACCCCCGCCTTGAAGGTTCTTCATTTAATCTTGGCGCCAGAGTAAAAGCAACACCGCTTTCCGTTACTATGATAGCGCTGTTGCTGGTGATGGTTCTGGTGACAATAGGTAAAGCTATAACCAGCAAGGGTACCTACGTTAAGGGGGGTATGCCCAGCGGCCATACAGCCGTAGCCTTTGCAGGGTGTACTGCCCTGGCTCTGTATACCGGAAGCGCCCTGGTGGCCAGCATCGCTTTGGTGATAGCCCTGCTGGTAGCGCACAGTCGTTTGGACGCGCAAGTGCACTCCCTGCTTGAGGTAGTTGCCGGAGCCCTGCTGGGTATACTCGCAACCATGGTAGTTTTTAAACTGGCAGGCTGGTGA